Proteins from a genomic interval of Piscinibacter sp. HJYY11:
- a CDS encoding RNA polymerase sigma factor — protein MASDKELADFLKSVERRAFKRVAYAVRDDDAALDIVQDSMIRLAEKYIDRPAAELPLLFQRILSNATMDWFRRQKVRNAVVRNFSEYESSSEDGDFDLLETLAAENDSSASESAADSVSRAQILLAIDGEVAKLPARQREAFLLRYWEELDVAETAAVMGCSEGSVKTHCSRAVHALADALKAKGIEL, from the coding sequence TTGGCATCTGACAAAGAACTTGCGGACTTCCTGAAGAGCGTTGAGAGACGCGCCTTCAAACGCGTTGCGTACGCCGTCCGGGACGACGATGCGGCGCTGGACATCGTCCAGGATTCGATGATCCGCCTCGCCGAAAAATACATCGACCGGCCCGCGGCAGAACTTCCCCTGCTCTTCCAGCGCATCCTGTCCAACGCCACGATGGACTGGTTCCGCCGCCAGAAGGTGCGCAACGCGGTCGTGCGCAATTTTTCCGAGTACGAATCCTCATCCGAGGACGGAGATTTCGATCTGCTGGAAACTCTGGCGGCTGAGAATGACTCATCAGCTTCGGAGAGCGCCGCAGACTCGGTTTCACGGGCGCAGATCCTGCTAGCCATCGATGGTGAAGTGGCCAAGCTGCCCGCGCGTCAACGAGAAGCCTTTCTGTTGCGTTACTGGGAAGAACTCGATGTCGCCGAGACAGCCGCCGTGATGGGGTGCTCGGAGGGTAGCGTCAAGACCCACTGCTCACGCGCAGTGCACGCCTTGGCCGATGCCCTGAAGGCAAAGGGAATTGAGCTATGA
- a CDS encoding DUF3619 family protein: protein MNRTELRPYAPAELEAMEARLALRMTARLTERAAALPQDVSERLRFAREQALQRAQAARAASSATTSASAAVDNGGSTLTLGNPQDGRPGWWVQIAAWMPLLVLVGGLVLIQRIHTQNQIAAAAEIDASILADDLPPAAYSDPGFVEFLKTPRD from the coding sequence ATGAACCGCACTGAACTTCGTCCTTATGCACCGGCGGAGCTGGAAGCCATGGAGGCCCGGCTCGCTTTGCGCATGACGGCTCGGCTGACGGAACGCGCTGCCGCACTCCCTCAAGACGTGAGCGAACGGCTGCGCTTCGCCCGTGAGCAGGCCCTCCAGCGCGCCCAGGCTGCCCGGGCCGCCTCCTCCGCCACCACGTCCGCCTCGGCCGCCGTAGACAACGGAGGCAGCACCCTCACCCTGGGCAACCCGCAAGACGGCCGCCCCGGCTGGTGGGTGCAGATCGCCGCGTGGATGCCCTTGCTGGTGCTCGTTGGCGGGTTGGTGCTGATCCAGCGCATCCACACCCAGAACCAGATTGCGGCCGCGGCCGAGATCGACGCCTCGATCCTCGCCGACGACCTGCCTCCCGCGGCCTACAGCGACCCCGGCTTCGTCGAGTTCTTGAAGACTCCTCGCGATTGA
- a CDS encoding DUF3106 domain-containing protein codes for MHPARPDSLQRSRLALRRVAWVVAVLACGTSAALAQPAPSATSGRPVPKVTEGTPWSSLSQSQQQALRPLEAEWGRIDSPRRSKWIDIANKFPSMPPAEQARIQNRMAEWAKMTPPERGQARLNFREAQQVPVQERKAKWEAYNALPPEQRQQLAAKAAPVPPARRPATEGAVATSPLKSNVVPNPSYAPKPKPVAPTVAQAQPGATTNLITKRPNPPAHQPAGLPKIAVTPGFVDQSTLLPKRGPQGAATRSAAAPASAPARQ; via the coding sequence GTGCACCCCGCCCGCCCTGACTCCCTTCAGCGCAGCCGCCTTGCGCTGCGCCGGGTTGCGTGGGTCGTGGCGGTGCTCGCTTGCGGCACCTCGGCCGCCCTGGCGCAACCCGCCCCTTCGGCAACGTCCGGTCGGCCGGTCCCGAAGGTCACCGAAGGCACGCCCTGGTCGTCGCTGAGCCAGAGCCAGCAGCAAGCCCTTCGACCGCTGGAAGCCGAATGGGGCCGGATCGACAGCCCGCGCCGCTCGAAGTGGATCGACATCGCGAACAAGTTTCCGTCGATGCCACCCGCCGAACAGGCGCGCATCCAGAACCGCATGGCCGAATGGGCCAAGATGACCCCGCCCGAGCGCGGCCAAGCGCGCCTGAACTTCCGGGAGGCCCAGCAGGTGCCCGTTCAGGAGCGCAAGGCCAAGTGGGAGGCCTACAACGCGCTGCCGCCCGAGCAACGCCAGCAACTCGCCGCGAAAGCCGCACCCGTTCCTCCCGCCCGCAGGCCCGCCACTGAAGGCGCCGTGGCGACGAGCCCTCTCAAGTCGAACGTCGTGCCCAACCCGTCGTACGCCCCCAAGCCCAAGCCCGTGGCGCCCACTGTCGCCCAGGCGCAGCCCGGTGCGACCACCAACCTGATCACCAAGCGGCCCAACCCGCCAGCGCACCAGCCTGCGGGCTTGCCCAAGATCGCCGTGACCCCGGGCTTCGTCGACCAGTCGACCTTGCTGCCCAAGCGCGGCCCGCAAGGCGCTGCGACACGGTCGGCGGCTGCTCCAGCCTCCGCTCCTGCCCGTCAATGA
- a CDS encoding RDD family protein, producing MTSREAAQGGELQAPSLRRRLACLLYEALLLFGVTLVSGFVGTLVLKITGAATATSYHVIMQIVGVAVWGLYFVWFWTRRGQTLPMQTWRIKVVTATGAPLTVTRAALRFAACALWIAPAYLLAKLNHWSATTELTAVGIGIVVYALLSRLHPQRQFWHDALCGTRLVTTPDPRRPATT from the coding sequence ATGACTTCCCGTGAGGCCGCGCAGGGCGGCGAACTGCAGGCACCCAGCCTGCGCCGACGTCTGGCCTGCCTGCTTTACGAGGCCTTGCTGCTGTTCGGCGTGACCCTGGTGTCGGGTTTCGTCGGCACCCTCGTCCTGAAGATCACCGGCGCGGCCACGGCCACCTCGTACCACGTGATCATGCAGATCGTCGGCGTGGCCGTCTGGGGCCTCTATTTCGTGTGGTTCTGGACGCGCCGCGGCCAGACCTTGCCGATGCAGACCTGGCGCATCAAGGTCGTCACCGCGACAGGTGCCCCGTTGACCGTCACGCGCGCGGCCCTGCGCTTTGCTGCCTGCGCGCTCTGGATCGCACCGGCCTATCTCCTGGCCAAACTGAACCACTGGTCTGCAACCACCGAGCTCACGGCTGTCGGCATCGGCATCGTCGTCTACGCGTTGCTCTCTCGGCTCCATCCGCAGCGCCAGTTCTGGCACGACGCGCTGTGCGGCACACGCCTCGTCACCACGCCGGACCCCCGGCGCCCCGCCACGACATAG
- a CDS encoding diacylglycerol kinase: protein MSNSFKGRTGLDRIIRATGYSFDGLKMAYRGESAFRQETWLALVLIPASFWVGRGWVEVALLAGSVLLVMIVELLNSGIEAVVDRVSFEWHDLSKRAKDLASAAVFLSLVLCGSVWAAALWHQFP from the coding sequence ATGAGCAATTCCTTCAAGGGGCGCACCGGCCTGGACCGGATCATCCGCGCCACGGGTTATTCGTTCGATGGCCTCAAGATGGCCTACCGCGGGGAGAGCGCCTTCCGCCAGGAGACGTGGCTCGCCCTCGTGCTGATCCCGGCCTCGTTCTGGGTCGGCCGCGGCTGGGTCGAGGTGGCCTTGCTGGCCGGCAGCGTGCTGCTGGTGATGATCGTGGAGCTCTTGAATTCGGGCATCGAGGCCGTCGTCGACCGCGTGTCGTTCGAGTGGCATGACCTTTCCAAGCGCGCCAAGGACCTGGCCAGCGCCGCCGTGTTCCTCTCGCTCGTGCTGTGCGGCAGCGTCTGGGCAGCTGCCCTGTGGCACCAGTTCCCGTGA
- a CDS encoding TIGR00730 family Rossman fold protein has product MSTFSLCVYCGSKVGHQPGYEAAARHVGTLIGERGWQLVYGGGNAGLMGAVANAVLAAGGRVVGVIPKSLMDREHGHTGLHELHVVDTMHQRKQMMAERADAFLALPGGIGTFEELFEVWTWRQLGYHDKPVGLLNVEGYYDQLLAFLDQSVAQGFVPAAQRPLLQSSADAVDLLERLARDAKMATAPDDYRKI; this is encoded by the coding sequence GTGAGCACCTTCTCGCTCTGCGTCTACTGCGGCTCCAAGGTCGGGCACCAGCCCGGCTATGAGGCGGCAGCGCGCCACGTCGGCACGCTGATCGGCGAACGCGGATGGCAACTTGTCTACGGCGGAGGCAACGCCGGGCTCATGGGCGCCGTCGCCAACGCGGTGCTGGCAGCCGGCGGCCGCGTGGTCGGTGTCATCCCGAAATCGCTGATGGACCGCGAACACGGCCACACCGGCCTGCACGAGCTGCACGTGGTCGACACCATGCACCAGCGCAAGCAGATGATGGCCGAACGGGCCGATGCCTTTCTGGCCCTGCCCGGCGGCATCGGCACCTTCGAGGAGTTGTTCGAGGTGTGGACCTGGCGCCAGCTTGGCTACCACGACAAGCCGGTCGGCCTGCTCAATGTCGAGGGCTACTACGACCAGTTGCTCGCTTTTCTCGACCAGAGCGTCGCCCAAGGGTTCGTACCGGCGGCACAACGCCCGCTGCTGCAATCGTCCGCCGACGCCGTCGACCTGCTGGAGCGCCTGGCGCGCGATGCGAAGATGGCCACGGCTCCCGACGACTACCGAAAGATCTGA
- a CDS encoding P-II family nitrogen regulator has protein sequence MKQITAIVKPFKLEEVREALAEVGVTGLTVTEVKGFGRQKGHTELYRGAEYVVDFLPKVKVEVVVKDGDVDRCIEAIVKAAKTGKIGDGKIFVTAVEQVVRIRTGETDEAAV, from the coding sequence ATGAAACAGATCACCGCGATCGTGAAGCCCTTCAAGCTCGAAGAAGTGCGTGAAGCCCTCGCCGAGGTCGGCGTGACCGGTCTCACCGTGACCGAGGTCAAGGGCTTCGGCCGCCAGAAGGGCCACACCGAGCTGTACCGCGGCGCGGAATACGTCGTCGACTTCCTGCCCAAGGTGAAGGTCGAGGTGGTGGTGAAAGACGGCGATGTTGATCGATGCATCGAAGCCATCGTGAAGGCCGCCAAGACCGGCAAGATCGGTGACGGCAAGATCTTCGTCACCGCAGTGGAGCAGGTGGTGCGCATCCGCACCGGCGAGACGGACGAAGCCGCGGTCTGA
- a CDS encoding NAD+ synthase has translation MSSNASVKVAIAQINATVGDLAGNARKIVEFSRRAHAEGARLVLAPELALCGYPPEDLLLRPAFMQSCAQALAECAQALADLPGLHVVVGHPHQWGERGDVRSKSHAVQQRFNAASVLQGGRVVATYCKRELPNYQVFDERRYFASGRDAGQGPLVIEIDGLTFGINICEDAWFDEPPRAAKAAGAQVLCVLNASPFHLGKVAEREERMRLCARDTGMPVLYAHLSGGQDEVVFDGASFALDATGQVGARAPFFEESLLVVEVSASEVRGAVAPVPEIEAQAWGALVTGVRDYIGKNGFPGVLLGLSGGIDSALVLAVAVDALGPDKVRTVMMPSPYTADISWIDARDMAERLGVRYDEISIVPMFESFRQSLAAEFAGLKEDTTEENIQARIRGILLMALSNKFGSIVLTTGNKSEMATGYCTLYGDMAGGFAVIKDVAKTLVYRLAAWRNAQGREIIPKRIITRPPSAELRPDQKDQDSLPPYEVLDAILQRYMEEDQSIDEIVAAGFSPADVERVTRLIKINEYKRRQAPVGIRITHRAFGRDWRYPITSKFRA, from the coding sequence ATGTCATCGAACGCATCGGTCAAGGTTGCAATCGCGCAGATCAACGCAACCGTGGGTGATCTGGCCGGCAACGCGCGCAAGATCGTGGAGTTCTCGCGCCGTGCGCATGCGGAAGGTGCGCGTCTCGTGCTGGCTCCGGAGCTGGCGCTGTGCGGCTACCCACCCGAAGACCTGCTGCTGCGGCCCGCGTTCATGCAGTCGTGCGCGCAGGCGCTCGCCGAGTGCGCGCAGGCGTTGGCCGATCTGCCGGGGCTGCATGTGGTGGTGGGGCATCCGCATCAATGGGGCGAGCGCGGCGATGTTAGGTCGAAGTCGCATGCCGTGCAGCAGCGCTTCAATGCGGCCTCGGTGCTGCAAGGGGGGCGTGTCGTCGCCACCTACTGCAAGCGGGAGTTGCCCAACTACCAGGTGTTCGACGAGCGGCGCTATTTCGCCTCGGGCCGCGACGCGGGGCAGGGCCCGCTCGTCATCGAGATCGACGGCCTGACCTTCGGCATCAACATCTGTGAAGACGCCTGGTTCGACGAGCCGCCGCGTGCGGCCAAGGCGGCCGGTGCACAGGTGCTGTGCGTGCTGAACGCGTCGCCCTTCCACCTTGGCAAGGTGGCCGAGCGCGAAGAGCGCATGCGGCTGTGCGCACGAGACACTGGCATGCCGGTGCTCTATGCGCACCTGAGCGGCGGGCAGGACGAGGTCGTCTTCGATGGCGCGTCCTTTGCCCTCGATGCGACGGGGCAGGTTGGTGCACGGGCGCCGTTCTTCGAGGAGTCGCTGCTGGTGGTCGAGGTGAGTGCGAGCGAGGTGCGCGGCGCCGTCGCGCCGGTGCCCGAGATCGAGGCACAGGCCTGGGGCGCGCTCGTGACCGGCGTGCGCGACTACATCGGCAAGAACGGCTTCCCCGGGGTGCTGCTGGGCTTGAGCGGTGGCATCGACTCGGCGCTGGTGCTGGCGGTGGCCGTCGATGCGCTCGGCCCCGACAAGGTGCGCACGGTCATGATGCCGTCGCCCTACACGGCCGATATCTCCTGGATCGACGCGCGTGACATGGCCGAACGCCTGGGCGTGCGCTATGACGAGATCTCGATCGTGCCGATGTTCGAAAGCTTCCGGCAAAGCCTGGCCGCTGAATTTGCCGGCCTGAAGGAAGACACGACCGAAGAGAACATCCAGGCCCGCATCCGCGGCATCCTGCTGATGGCCCTGTCCAACAAGTTCGGCTCCATCGTGCTGACCACCGGCAACAAGAGCGAGATGGCGACCGGCTACTGCACGCTGTACGGCGACATGGCCGGCGGCTTCGCGGTGATCAAGGACGTGGCCAAGACCCTCGTGTACCGCCTTGCTGCCTGGCGCAACGCGCAGGGGCGCGAGATCATTCCAAAGCGAATCATCACGCGCCCGCCCTCGGCCGAGCTGCGCCCTGACCAGAAGGACCAGGACAGCCTGCCTCCCTACGAGGTGCTCGACGCCATCCTGCAGCGCTACATGGAAGAGGACCAGAGCATCGACGAGATCGTCGCGGCGGGCTTTTCTCCGGCCGACGTGGAGCGCGTCACTCGCCTCATCAAGATCAACGAGTACAAGCGCCGCCAGGCGCCGGTGGGCATCCGCATTACCCATCGAGCTTTTGGTAGGGATTGGCGCTATCCCATCACGTCGAAGTTCCGCGCTTAA
- a CDS encoding GNAT family N-acetyltransferase, translating into MREERSSKNYVIRVHDHPGQVDAAHWNLLLDQQPSATPFMRHEYLAAMHESKSAIDETGWQPQFLTLHDGDTLVAACPLYLKSHSYGEYVFDWAWADAYQRHGLRYYPKLLSAVPFTPVPGPRLLARDAASRVALLRGMAQIATDAKLSSAHVLFLDDADQEAAQDAGWMMRSTVQFHWQNRRPEGYADFADFLSSLQREKRKKIQQERRKVIEAGVTFSALQGADISRDDWDFFYRCYTLTYRAHHSSPYLTRDFFQRMANTMPEHWLLFIARRDDKRIAASLIVIDPERRAAYGRYWGATEHISCLHFEACYYQPLAWCIAQGYQRFEGGAQGEHKMARGLMPVQTWSAHWLAHPQFAQAVADFLSREGAGVESYLDELNERQPFKA; encoded by the coding sequence ATGCGTGAGGAAAGAAGCTCGAAGAATTATGTCATTCGGGTCCACGACCACCCGGGCCAAGTGGACGCCGCGCATTGGAACTTGCTGCTCGATCAACAGCCCAGCGCCACGCCCTTCATGCGGCATGAGTACCTCGCCGCGATGCACGAGTCGAAAAGCGCCATCGACGAGACCGGCTGGCAGCCGCAGTTCCTCACCCTGCACGACGGCGACACGCTGGTCGCCGCCTGCCCGCTGTACTTGAAGTCGCACTCCTATGGCGAGTACGTGTTCGACTGGGCGTGGGCCGATGCCTACCAGCGCCACGGCCTGCGCTACTACCCCAAACTGCTCAGCGCCGTGCCCTTCACGCCAGTGCCGGGCCCCCGGCTGCTCGCGCGCGACGCGGCGTCGCGCGTGGCGCTCCTGCGCGGCATGGCCCAGATCGCCACGGACGCCAAGCTTTCGTCGGCTCACGTGCTCTTTCTCGACGATGCCGACCAAGAAGCAGCCCAAGACGCCGGCTGGATGATGCGCAGCACGGTTCAATTCCACTGGCAGAACCGGCGGCCCGAGGGGTATGCCGACTTCGCGGATTTCCTGTCGAGCCTGCAGCGCGAGAAGCGCAAGAAGATCCAGCAGGAGCGCCGCAAGGTCATCGAAGCGGGCGTCACCTTCAGCGCCTTGCAAGGCGCAGACATCTCACGCGACGACTGGGATTTCTTCTACCGCTGCTACACCCTCACCTACCGGGCGCACCACTCCTCGCCCTATCTCACGCGCGACTTCTTCCAGCGCATGGCCAACACCATGCCCGAGCACTGGCTGCTCTTCATCGCAAGACGCGACGACAAGCGCATCGCTGCTTCGCTGATCGTGATCGACCCCGAACGGCGCGCTGCCTACGGCCGCTACTGGGGCGCGACCGAGCACATCTCCTGTCTGCACTTCGAGGCCTGCTACTACCAGCCGCTCGCCTGGTGCATCGCCCAGGGCTACCAGCGTTTCGAAGGCGGCGCGCAAGGCGAACACAAGATGGCGCGCGGCCTGATGCCGGTGCAGACCTGGTCGGCGCACTGGCTGGCGCACCCGCAGTTCGCGCAAGCCGTGGCCGATTTCCTGTCGCGCGAAGGCGCCGGCGTCGAGAGCTACCTCGACGAGCTCAACGAGCGCCAGCCCTTCAAGGCTTGA
- a CDS encoding pitrilysin family protein: MFVLLLQPAVAQTLPAGVTKGPSVEGITEYRLANGLQLLLIPDDSKPTTTVNMTYRVGSRHENYGETGMAHLLEHLLFKGTPKTRNALGEFTKRGLNANGSTWFDRTNYFASFASNDENLRWYLDWQADAMVNSFIARKDLDTEMTVVRNEMEMGENSPERILFEKTLATMYQWHNYGKNTIGARADVENVDIPRLRAFYRQYYQPDNATLIVAGKFDPAKVLGWVQQSFGKLKKPARKLPTQYTLDPVQDGERSVTLRRVGGVPLLMAAYHVPAAAHPDFAAIEVLNQILGDTPSGRLHKRLTARQLAAGTYAFSQGLADPGFAIYGAQLAPGQDVDKARGELLATVESIAQEPITEEELKRAQGQWLKAWEQAFTNPETVGVSLSESVAQGDWRLFFLLRDRVRDLKLADVQRVAVERLLLSNRTLGTYLPVDAPARAPAPVRPDVAAELKSFKPLAAAAAVQAFDASPANIDRLTQRFDIGGLKVAVLPKGARGGAVSALLTLRFGDEKTLFGQGEVPEFVAAMLDKGTATLSRQQIQDRLDALKTEMRIGGGGGVVTVSLTSRRDTLPDAIALVGDVLRNPSFPPEVLEELKRAALADIEQQRKEPEALADNAVSRAMNPYPRGDVRYTSSFDEMVADINAVTVDQLKAFHKRFYSAARSEFGAAGDLDVAALRAALDKAFGGWSGGEPYTRVPRPIAAVKPQRLQLPAPDKQNATLLVRQSVPLHDLDPDYPALSMANYLLGTGGQSRLWKRIREDEGLSYDVRTGILWNSHEPHSMLQGSAIFAPQNLAKVEAAFRQELARAQKDGFTAQELAEGKRGLLAFRRLSRAQDRNLASALANNLDLNRTFEVSARVDDALGKLTLEQVNTALRKYVKPESFVTAVAGDFKP; this comes from the coding sequence ATGTTCGTCCTTTTGCTGCAGCCCGCGGTGGCGCAGACGCTGCCTGCGGGTGTGACGAAGGGGCCGTCGGTCGAAGGCATCACCGAGTACCGCCTGGCCAATGGCCTGCAGCTTCTGCTCATCCCCGACGACTCGAAGCCGACGACCACGGTCAACATGACCTACCGCGTGGGCTCGCGCCATGAGAACTACGGCGAGACCGGCATGGCGCACCTGCTCGAGCACCTGCTCTTCAAGGGCACGCCCAAGACGCGCAACGCGCTGGGCGAATTCACCAAGCGCGGCTTGAACGCCAACGGCAGCACCTGGTTCGACCGCACCAACTACTTCGCCAGCTTCGCCAGCAACGACGAGAACCTGAGGTGGTACCTCGACTGGCAGGCCGATGCGATGGTCAACAGCTTCATCGCCCGCAAGGACCTGGACACCGAGATGACGGTGGTGCGCAACGAGATGGAGATGGGCGAGAACAGCCCCGAGCGCATCCTCTTCGAGAAGACGCTGGCCACGATGTACCAGTGGCACAACTACGGCAAGAACACGATCGGCGCGAGGGCCGACGTCGAGAACGTCGACATCCCGCGCCTCCGGGCCTTCTACCGCCAGTACTACCAGCCCGACAACGCGACGCTCATCGTGGCGGGCAAGTTCGACCCCGCGAAGGTGCTGGGCTGGGTTCAACAATCGTTCGGCAAGCTGAAGAAGCCGGCTCGGAAGCTGCCGACGCAGTACACCCTCGACCCGGTGCAGGACGGCGAGCGCAGCGTGACGCTGCGTCGCGTGGGCGGCGTGCCGCTGCTGATGGCGGCGTATCACGTGCCGGCAGCGGCCCACCCGGACTTTGCGGCGATCGAGGTGCTGAATCAGATCCTGGGTGACACGCCATCGGGCCGCTTGCACAAGCGGCTCACCGCCAGGCAACTCGCAGCAGGCACATATGCCTTCTCGCAAGGGCTGGCGGACCCCGGCTTTGCGATCTACGGTGCGCAGCTTGCGCCGGGGCAGGACGTCGACAAGGCCCGCGGCGAGCTGCTGGCCACGGTCGAGTCCATCGCCCAGGAGCCCATCACCGAAGAAGAGCTGAAGCGGGCACAAGGGCAGTGGCTCAAGGCCTGGGAACAGGCCTTCACCAACCCGGAGACAGTGGGCGTGTCGCTCAGCGAATCGGTGGCGCAAGGCGACTGGCGGCTCTTCTTCCTGTTGCGCGACCGGGTGCGCGATCTCAAGCTTGCTGATGTGCAGCGGGTGGCCGTCGAGCGCTTGCTGCTGTCGAACCGTACGCTCGGCACCTACCTGCCGGTGGATGCGCCGGCACGTGCGCCTGCGCCAGTCAGGCCTGATGTGGCGGCCGAGCTGAAAAGCTTCAAACCGTTGGCGGCGGCCGCCGCGGTGCAGGCTTTTGACGCCTCGCCGGCCAACATCGACCGCCTGACCCAGCGCTTCGACATCGGTGGCCTGAAGGTAGCGGTGCTGCCCAAGGGCGCGCGAGGTGGTGCGGTGTCCGCGCTCCTGACGTTGCGCTTCGGCGACGAGAAGACGCTCTTCGGACAAGGCGAGGTGCCGGAGTTCGTGGCCGCCATGCTCGACAAGGGCACGGCCACGCTCTCGCGCCAGCAGATCCAGGACAGGCTCGACGCGCTGAAGACCGAGATGCGCATCGGCGGGGGTGGTGGTGTCGTCACCGTGAGTCTGACCTCGCGGCGCGACACCTTGCCCGACGCGATCGCGCTCGTGGGCGACGTGCTGCGCAACCCCTCATTCCCGCCCGAAGTGCTCGAGGAGCTGAAGCGCGCGGCGCTGGCCGACATCGAGCAGCAACGCAAGGAGCCCGAGGCGCTGGCCGACAACGCGGTGTCGCGCGCGATGAACCCGTACCCGCGCGGCGACGTTCGCTACACCAGCAGCTTCGACGAGATGGTGGCCGACATCAACGCGGTGACGGTCGACCAGCTCAAGGCCTTCCACAAGCGCTTCTACAGCGCGGCGCGCAGCGAGTTCGGTGCGGCCGGCGACTTGGACGTTGCGGCCTTGCGGGCTGCGCTCGACAAGGCCTTCGGCGGCTGGTCCGGCGGCGAGCCCTACACGCGGGTGCCACGCCCCATCGCCGCAGTGAAGCCGCAGCGCCTCCAGCTGCCCGCACCTGACAAGCAGAATGCGACGCTGCTGGTCCGCCAGAGCGTGCCGCTGCACGACCTCGACCCGGACTACCCGGCCTTGTCCATGGCCAACTACCTGCTCGGCACCGGTGGCCAGTCGCGCTTGTGGAAGCGCATTCGCGAAGACGAAGGCCTGTCGTACGACGTGCGCACCGGCATCCTGTGGAACAGCCACGAGCCGCACTCGATGCTGCAGGGCAGTGCGATCTTCGCGCCGCAGAACCTCGCAAAGGTCGAAGCGGCTTTCCGGCAGGAGCTCGCGCGGGCGCAGAAGGACGGCTTCACCGCGCAGGAGCTGGCCGAAGGCAAGCGGGGCCTCCTGGCATTTCGACGCCTCTCACGTGCGCAGGACCGCAACTTGGCCAGCGCACTGGCGAACAACCTGGACCTCAACCGTACGTTCGAGGTATCTGCGCGCGTGGACGACGCCCTCGGCAAGCTCACGCTGGAACAGGTGAACACGGCGCTGCGAAAGTACGTGAAGCCCGAGAGCTTCGTGACCGCCGTTGCCGGCGACTTCAAGCCTTGA
- the ppa gene encoding inorganic diphosphatase, which translates to MSLHNVTPGAKAPEQFNVIIEIPMNADPIKYEVDKESGAIFVDRFMTTAMHYPCNYGYVPQTLSDDGDPVDVLVITPFPLTPGVVVTCRAIGVLKMEDEAGGDSKVLAVPIDKILPIYTHWQKPEDINQMRLKAIQHFFEHYKDLEAGKWVKVVGWEGPESARQEIANGIAAYKPGK; encoded by the coding sequence ATGAGCCTTCACAACGTGACCCCTGGCGCCAAGGCGCCCGAGCAATTCAACGTCATCATCGAAATTCCGATGAACGCCGACCCGATCAAGTACGAGGTCGACAAGGAGAGCGGCGCGATCTTCGTCGACCGCTTCATGACCACGGCGATGCACTATCCCTGCAACTACGGCTACGTGCCGCAGACGCTGTCGGACGACGGTGACCCGGTCGACGTGCTCGTGATCACCCCGTTCCCGCTGACGCCTGGTGTGGTCGTGACCTGCCGCGCCATCGGCGTGCTGAAGATGGAAGACGAAGCCGGCGGCGACAGCAAGGTGCTCGCCGTGCCGATCGACAAGATCCTGCCGATCTACACCCACTGGCAGAAGCCGGAAGACATCAACCAGATGCGCCTCAAGGCCATTCAACACTTCTTCGAGCACTACAAGGACCTCGAAGCTGGCAAGTGGGTGAAAGTCGTGGGCTGGGAAGGCCCCGAGTCGGCGCGCCAGGAGATCGCAAACGGCATCGCGGCCTACAAGCCCGGCAAGTGA